CATCAGGTCGGCCAGCTCGTCAATCACGAGCACGATGAAGGGTAGGAAACGGTGGCCTTTCTTGGGGTTCAGCCGCCGCTCCACAAACTTGAGGTTGTACTCCTTCAGGTTGCGGCAGCCCGCTTCCTTGAGCAAGTCGTAGCGCCGGTCCATCTCCATGCACAGCGAGTTCAGGGTGTGCACCACCTTCTTGGTGTCGGTGATGATGGGCTCCTCCACATCGGGCAGCTTGGCCAGAAAGTGCCGCTCAATCTTGTTGAAGATGCTCAGCTCCACCTTCTTGGGGTCTACCAGCACGAACTTCAATTGGGACGGGTGGCGCTTGTAGAGCAAAGAGGCCAGTATCACGTTCAGCCCCACCGACTTGCCCTGACCCGTGGCCCCCGCCATCAGCAGGTGGGGCATCTTGGCCAAATCGGCCACGAATACCTCGTTGGTAATCGTGCGCCCAAAGGCGATGGGCAGGTCCATCTCGGTGCGGGCAAACTTCTCGCTGCCCAGCACCGAGCGAATGCTGACCATCTCCTTCTTGGCGTTGGGCACCTCGATGCCGATGGTGCCCTTGCCCGGAATGGGGGCAATGATTCGAATGCCCAACGCGGCCAGACTCAGGGCAATGTCATCCTCCAAACTCTTGATTTTGGAGATGCGCACCCCGGCCTCGGGCACGATTTCGTAGAGCGTGACCGTGGGCCCGATGGTGGCCTTGATGCTGGCAATGGTGATGCCGTAGTGGCCCAGCGTCTCCACGATGCGGTCTTTATTAGCCTCCAGCTCTTCCTTGGTGACCTGCGCCTTGGCCACACCATAGTCGTTGAGCAGGTCCAGGGTCGGAAACTGGTAGCGCGACAAGTCCAGGGTGGGGTCGTAGTTCACATCTGGCATCTGGTCCGCGTCCGCGTCCTCGTCGGCCACGGCCGCAATGTCGGCCCCCGCGTTGGGGTCCAGGTCGGCGCGGCTGGGCACCGTTATTTCCAGGTTGGTACCTAAAGCCTGGTGCTTAGTGCTTGATGCTGGAGGTAGGGAGCCGTCGGCGAGGTCGGCCAGCGAGAGGGGGGTAGGGATGCTGGCGGCCACGGCGGGCGCGATGGCCATTTCGGGCTCGGCGGCGGGCAGCTCGAAGGAAAAGGCGGGGCCGCTAACTGGGGGCGCGGTAGGCGCGGGCGCGGCGGCTGGCGGCGGGGCGGGCTCCATTTCAAGAGGCCGCTCGTCGGCGTTCGTTAGTTCGAAAGAGGTGCTGAGGGCCTGGGATTTGGGGCGTGGGCTGAGGTTGGAATTTAGCTGCGGAGCGGGCTCAAATTCGGGTTCGGGCTCGCGGGGGGGGGTAGGCGCGGCGGCTTTGGCCGGAGTGGGGCGGTGGGTAGCAATCGGGGCGGCAGCTTCGGCCAGCTCCTCGTCGTCATCCTCGTCGGTGCCGCCCAGGTGGAGGTTCAGGCTCGTTACATTGAAGAAGAAGACCACGAACATGATGAGCCCGAAGGCCAGCAGCAGCACCGTGCCCCAGCCAATAAGCGAATCGAGCCACAGCGCCAACTCATAGCCCGCGCCGCCGCTGAGCCAGTCGAGGCGGTGCGCCTGGGTGGGGGTCGGGTCGGGGCCGGGCTGCGCCTGCTGCACCACCACGTAGCCCAACAGGGTACTCACCCACAGCATACTAAACAGGCCCAGCGCCAGCCAGTAGCTCACCGAGCCGGCCGCCCGCCGAAACACGATTTTATAGCCCAGAAAAAAGACCATCGGAATGAGCGCGTACGACGCCAGCCCGAAGCCCCGGTAGATAAGCTTTTCGGCGAGCCAGGCTCCGAGCAAGCCTAGCCAGTTGCCGGTTTCCTGGCCGGCCTCTTTCACCGGCACGGTGCCCAGGGCGGCCACCACGCTCTGGTCGGCGCGCCCGCTGAGCAAAAACGAGGTGAAGGCAATCGTCAGGTACAGCGAGCCGAGCAGCAGCCCGAAGCCGATGAGCAGGTGAAAGCGGCGGTCGCGCAGCAGCGCACCCAGCTGGTGCAGGCCGGGCAGCGGCCGGCGCGGGCCGCGCGGGGCGGCGGCCTTGGCGGGGGCGGCAGGCGGGCGGTTACGGCCGGGCGGAGCTTTGGCGGCGGGGGTAGGCGGGGCGGCGGGCGCGGCGCCGGGCACCGGGCGCGGCGTGTTGCCGCGCGCCGGGCGCACGGGGCCGTTGTCGGCCGGGGCGGGGGCCGGGCGGTTGGTGGCGGCTGGGCCACCCGGTGGGTTTCGGAAATTATTAGCAGCCATGCGCGGGCAAACGGAAAAGTCAAATCTACGCCAGCGGCGGGGGTTTTGGGACGTTGGCCGGGGGCTGCCAGCTGGTCGTCTTTTTTCTAAAGCAGCGCTTCCCTACCCCCCCGGCACCGCCTCATACAGGTGCAGTCGCCAATAGGCTTGCGAGTCGTCAAACACGCCTAGTAGGCGCAGGCCGCTCGCGGCGGGGTCGGCTAGGCGCACGGCCGACAGCACGTAGCGCCCGCCCAGCCGCCGGAAGGCCGCCGCCCCGAAAGCCCAGTGCTGCACCGGCCGAGCCGGCCGCTTGCCCACCATAAAATCGCGCCCCAGCTCGGCCGAAAATAGGTAGCAGCGGTTGCCCCAGGCATCGAAGTAGGCGGCCAGAGCGGGGCTCTTGGCCAGCTCGCCGGCGATAAGGGGCCGGAAGGCTTGCTTATAGGCCAGGGGGTAGATGGTCTGGTACGAGTCGAGGGTGTAGAAGCCGTTGAGCTGCGCCACGGCGGGTGGCAAACCCAGGCAGGCCACCCGGTAGGCGGGCGGCAGCTGCCCGGTGCGGCGAATAATAAAACTGCGCACCTGCCCCAGCAGGCCGGGGGCCACGTAGGCCGCGTAGCCGGGGGCATCGGGCCGGGGCCGGCCCAGCAGGGCCAGGGCATTGTTGGTAAACTCCAGGTTGGCGGCCAGCACGAAGGGCACTTGCAGCGCCACCAGCCCATAGGCGAGCCGGCCGGCCGGCAGCTGCCGCAGCACCAAGGCCAGCATCAGCACCCAAGGCAGCGCCAGTAAAAAGTAGAACCGGCTGAGCGTGAAGGCGTGCAGCAGCGGCAGCCGTCCCTGCAAGCGCGCCGAGAGCAGCGGCAGCAGCGCCCCCAGCAAGCTCAGCGCCGCCACCACCGCCAGCCCCGCGCCCAGCTGCCGCGCCAGCCGGCCCCGCGCCGGCCCCGCCACTCGCGCCAGCCCTACCCCCGCCGCCAGCACCAGGCCGCCCTTAAAAAACGGACTGGCGTGGTAGTGCCCCAGCCAAAACAGCCGCGCCGCCTCGCGCAGCCCCGCCCCTACCCCCTGCCCCGGTAGCAGCCGCGCCAGGTCGAAGGCCTCGCGGTGGGCTACGAACTCTTTGGCGATGAGTAAACTGTACACCATATGCCACTCGACTACCAGGTAGCCGGCCAGCAGCAGCGCCAGGCCCCCTACCCCCCGCCGGGTGGCCGGCCAGGCGGCCCGCCCCCGCCGGGCCACATCCAGCGTCAGCCCTGCCACCCACGCCACGGCGATGAACGGCCCCACCAGCACCAGCGCCGACCATCCCGGAAACGCCGCGCACACCGCCCACGCCGCCCACGAGCCCGGCCCCTGCCGCAGCCGCAGCGCCGCCCACAGCAGCATCGGCTGCCCCAGCACGCTCAGTCCAAACACGCTGTACATCGGTAGCATGGCCCAGAGCAGCGCCACGGACGCCGCCAGCCCGCGCTGCGCGGGCCGCGGCAGGCCGTAGCTCCGCAGCAGCCCGTACATGCTCAGCAGGGCCACCACCCGCACCAGGGCTTCGTGCACGAGGTAAGCGGCCAGCGGCGAATTGGGCAGCATATTGAAAATGAGGACCGTCACGCTCAGGCCCGAGCGTAGCGCGTCGCGCGGCAGGCCGTCCATAATGGGCTGCACTACCGCGCCGGGGCCGCTGGCCAGCGCCAGGTGCAGCTTGGCCAGCAGGTAGAGCCACACCACCTCCGAGTCGAGGTTGTCGTGCAGCAGGATGAACGTGCGCGGCCCCAGGGCCACCAGCGGCAGCAGAAACAAGGCCAGCCCCAGCAAAGCCAGGGCTATGGGTGCTTGGAGTTTGGGGGTTGGTGCTTGGGAAGTTGCCGCTGCTCGCATCCGGCAAAGGTCGGGAGCCGCTGCATGGGATGGCGGGCCCACAGGTAGCCAGCTGCCCAAAAAGGGGAGTCAGGTGGGGTCGGACCTC
The genomic region above belongs to Hymenobacter psoromatis and contains:
- a CDS encoding FtsK/SpoIIIE family DNA translocase: MAANNFRNPPGGPAATNRPAPAPADNGPVRPARGNTPRPVPGAAPAAPPTPAAKAPPGRNRPPAAPAKAAAPRGPRRPLPGLHQLGALLRDRRFHLLIGFGLLLGSLYLTIAFTSFLLSGRADQSVVAALGTVPVKEAGQETGNWLGLLGAWLAEKLIYRGFGLASYALIPMVFFLGYKIVFRRAAGSVSYWLALGLFSMLWVSTLLGYVVVQQAQPGPDPTPTQAHRLDWLSGGAGYELALWLDSLIGWGTVLLLAFGLIMFVVFFFNVTSLNLHLGGTDEDDDEELAEAAAPIATHRPTPAKAAAPTPPREPEPEFEPAPQLNSNLSPRPKSQALSTSFELTNADERPLEMEPAPPPAAAPAPTAPPVSGPAFSFELPAAEPEMAIAPAVAASIPTPLSLADLADGSLPPASSTKHQALGTNLEITVPSRADLDPNAGADIAAVADEDADADQMPDVNYDPTLDLSRYQFPTLDLLNDYGVAKAQVTKEELEANKDRIVETLGHYGITIASIKATIGPTVTLYEIVPEAGVRISKIKSLEDDIALSLAALGIRIIAPIPGKGTIGIEVPNAKKEMVSIRSVLGSEKFARTEMDLPIAFGRTITNEVFVADLAKMPHLLMAGATGQGKSVGLNVILASLLYKRHPSQLKFVLVDPKKVELSIFNKIERHFLAKLPDVEEPIITDTKKVVHTLNSLCMEMDRRYDLLKEAGCRNLKEYNLKFVERRLNPKKGHRFLPFIVLVIDELADLMMTAGKEVETPIARLAQLARAIGIHLIVATQRPSVNVITGIIKANFPCRISFKVTSKIDSRTILDTGGADQLIGQGDMLFSAGSDLIRVQCAFIDTPEVDRLCDYIGEQQGYPDAYLLPEVAGAEGDEGSGQELDDGERDTMFAEAARCIVLHQQGSTSLIQRKLKLGYNRSGRLMDQLQQAGIVGPFEGSKARAVLIPDEYQLEQLLNTLAK
- a CDS encoding DUF6044 family protein, whose product is MRAAATSQAPTPKLQAPIALALLGLALFLLPLVALGPRTFILLHDNLDSEVVWLYLLAKLHLALASGPGAVVQPIMDGLPRDALRSGLSVTVLIFNMLPNSPLAAYLVHEALVRVVALLSMYGLLRSYGLPRPAQRGLAASVALLWAMLPMYSVFGLSVLGQPMLLWAALRLRQGPGSWAAWAVCAAFPGWSALVLVGPFIAVAWVAGLTLDVARRGRAAWPATRRGVGGLALLLAGYLVVEWHMVYSLLIAKEFVAHREAFDLARLLPGQGVGAGLREAARLFWLGHYHASPFFKGGLVLAAGVGLARVAGPARGRLARQLGAGLAVVAALSLLGALLPLLSARLQGRLPLLHAFTLSRFYFLLALPWVLMLALVLRQLPAGRLAYGLVALQVPFVLAANLEFTNNALALLGRPRPDAPGYAAYVAPGLLGQVRSFIIRRTGQLPPAYRVACLGLPPAVAQLNGFYTLDSYQTIYPLAYKQAFRPLIAGELAKSPALAAYFDAWGNRCYLFSAELGRDFMVGKRPARPVQHWAFGAAAFRRLGGRYVLSAVRLADPAASGLRLLGVFDDSQAYWRLHLYEAVPGG